The DNA region CATCGCAGGCCTGATCGGTGCTGCAGCGAATGTCGGGTTTCTTGCAGTGGCATTGCTCAGCATGGGGCTCACGGGTTTCATCGAGAGCATTCATACACTCTTGCTGAACATCGGACTGTCTGAAGAGGCGACTGCAAGTCTGCTGCAGAACTCTGCCTGGCGATTCCTGATGATTTGCGGCGCATTTCCGGCATTGCTGATCTTCCTGATCCGACTGTTTGTTCCTGAATCCTCCCGATGGGAAGAAGAACATGCGAAGGGTACAACATCGAACTGGCAGAACGCGGATCTTGGTGGCGTGCTGATTGGCTGCCTTGCCGCGATCGGCATCATAGCTGCATGGTCACCCATGGGTGCCAATCTGAGTGTCGCTCTGAAGATTGTGATCACGCTTGGTGGCCTGGCGATTGCGTTAGTGGGCTATCTCTACCCCGTGCGAAAATACCTTGAGCGATCGATTGCTGGTGGTTCGCTCGGATCCGAGCAAAAGAAGCGAGTTCTCGGTCGCATGATGCTTGGAGCGGGCCTGGCGGGCGTTTCTTTGCTGGGCACGTGGGGTTCAATTCAATGGGCACCGCGATGGGCCGCTCAGTTGCAGCCAAACACAGAAACCGTCAAGTACTACGCCAAGGAGTACACACAGATCGCGACAGCCATTGGAGCAATCGTCGCCACCATTGTTGCACCCGTAGCGGCCGGGATGTACGGACGTCGGATCACCTACACCACGATGTGTCTGGCTTCGATCGCTGCGGCTCTTTACTTTTATAATGGCGTCAATGTTTTTGGAACGCATTTTCTGGTCGCCGCCTTCTTTGCGGGCGGGATCACGGCCTCGTTTTATGGGTTCTTTCCGCTGTATTTCCCCGAACTGTTTCCCACGGCAGTCCGGGCAACGGGCCAGGGATTTTCTTTCAATTTCGGGCGAATTGTGGCGGCTGTAGGAGGATTGCAAACCGCAAACCTGATTAAAGCCTTCGATGGCAACTTCCCGAAAGCCGGTTCGGTGATGGCGGTCATCTACCTGGTTGGCGCTGTGATTATCTGGTTCGGCCCGGAAACTGGCGGACTCGACCACAACGACTAAGTGGCTGCCCGGGTGTTGGGAAAAGTCTGCAGCAGAAGGTGAGTTTGTCAGGCTGGTTGTTAGACTACCCGGGGATTCTGCGTGAATCTTCATCAGAAGTTCTGACCGGATGAGCGTCGGAGCCAGCTTCGTCTTTCCTCAACTCTATTCGACATCTGTTTGATATGGCGTCTACTCCGACAAGGATTGATGGGCCGGTAGCGGTCATCGGTGATGTCCACGGCCAAACTGACAAGCTGCGTCGAATCATCGCGCAGCTCGCCAGGCTGCCGGATATTCAGAACCGATGGATCGTCTTCATTGGCGATCTGGTGGATCGAGGCCCGGATCCGGCAGGGACAGTTCAGCTTTACTGCGATCTTGCCGCGCAGCACAAGAAGGTCACCTGGGTCTGCGGAAATCACGAACTGGCGATGGCCGGATCGCTCGGCCTGTTCGAGGTGCCGGAGTTTTTGGATTTTCGGGGTCGCTGGATTGCCCACTATGATTCGCACACGACCTTCGAATCCTACGGAGCAAAGCCGGGCAGCCTGACGGATTTGCGAAACTGCATGCCTGACGAACACAAGACCCTGATGGCAGATTTGCCATGGAGTGTCGAGCATTCGGATTATTTCTTTGTGCATGCAGGATTGGATCGCAATCTACCGTTTGACGTGCAAATTCGCATCCTGCGCGAACGTGACTACACTCTCTCCCATCCTCCCTGGCTGTATTCAAAGGACTTTATTACCATCGGTCCCCCGATGGATTCTCCGGTCACGGTCGTTCTGGGACATGTTCCCGTGCCATCGGTCCGGTTCGGCAATGGAATGATTGCCACCGATACAACTGGTGGTGTTGGGGGTGATCTCAGCTGCGTGCTGCTGCCGGAGAATGTCGTTCTGACATCTGCTCAAACGCCCCAGAAGATGGCGGCCCCGCAGGGGCCACACGGACCTCGTCGAAAGAAAAGCTGGTGGAAACCCTGGTAGAAGCCGACGGTACATCGCCTGCGTTTCATGAACACTCGGTAGGATTGACAAGCACCCGCTTGATGCAATTGTTTTCCGAGCAGGAGCCTCTGCGTCTTGCCTGTGGCGCGCAACTCGGACCCATTACAGTTGCATACGAAACCTACGGCAGCCTGAATGCTGATGCCTCCAATGCCATTTTCGTTTGCCACGCGCTGACAGGCGACGCTCACGCGGCCGGATATCATTCCAGCGAAGATCGCAAGCCAGGCTGGTGGGATGGATTTATCGGCCCGGGCAAAGGAATCGACACCAACAGGTACTACGTCATCTGTGCCAATGTTCTCGGCGGCTGTCAGGGAACAACTGGTCCGGGGTCTTTGAATCCTGCGACTGGAAAGCGGTTCTGCCTGGACTTTCCGTTCCTGACAGTTGCAGACATTGTCTCTGTACATTCGAAGCTGGTGGAATCGCTGGGGATTCGACAGCTTCTGGCCGTTGTGGGCGGCAGTCTTGGTGGCATGCAGGTATTGCAATGGACGGTTCAGTTCCCGAATCAGGTCAAGTCGGCTGTTGTGCTGGCATCAGCACCCAAACTGGCGGCTCAGGGGATCGCTTTCAACGCCGTCGGGCGTCGAGCAATATACGCTGACACAGGTTTTTGTAATGGCGACTATTACGATTCCGAAGGACCGCGTTACGGCCTGGCCCTGGCACGCATGGTGGCTCACATCACCTATCTGTCCGAAGATTCGATCGAACTGAAGTTTGGGCGAAGGCTTCAGGACAGCGACCGATTTGCGTTCAGTATGCAGAAGGAAACGGAGTTTCAGATCGAAAGCTATCTGCATTATCAGGGCAAACGGTTTGTCCAGCGGTTTGACGCAAACAGCTACCTGTATTTGACCCGTGCGATGGACTATTTTGATCTGTCGGACGGACATGCGACTCTGGCGGACGCCCTGCGGAATGTGAAAGCCCGATTTCTGGTGGCTTCCTATGATACGGACTGGCTTTTTCCAACCGGACAAAGCCGCGACCTGGTGACATCGCTGCTGGAAGTTGGCAAACACGTTTCGTTTGTCGAACTGTTGTGCCCCTTCGGGCATGATTCCTTCCTGATTGACATCGATCCTCTGGCACAATTGGTGTCACCATTTCTTCAACAGACCATGAAGGCATCGCAGGTCGATTAATGTCAGGACCCGCTCGCTACCAAATGCCCGACGCATCCGTTCAATTGACGGATGAACTGATCATGCAGCACATTGATCAGGGAAGCCGCGTCATCGACCTTGGCTGCGGCGATGGCCGCCTGATGCAGCGCCTGCGTGACGAGATGGGTTGCGTGGTTCAGGGCGTGGATGTCGAACACTCGAATATCATTTCCGTTATCGGACGAGGCCTGCCAGCGATCGAGGCAGATCTGAACGAAGGCCTGATCGACGTCCCGGATTCCTGCTTCGACTTCGCGGTACTCAGCCAGACGCTGCAGCAGGTGCAAAAACCAAAGCTGCTGCTGATTGAAATGCTGCGAGTCGCACGTCGCGCGCTGATTGTCGTACCGAACTTTGGACACTGGCGGGTTCGTTTTGAAGTGCTGCTTCGCGGGCGAACCCCTGTCACAAGAACTTTACCCTACGAATGGCACGAGACACCAAACCTGCATTTCATGTCGATGCGGGACTTTCGAGAATTGATGGCAAGTATTGGGCTTCGAATTGTTAAAGAAACACCGATAGTGAATGGCCAGGCTCGAGATCAGTTACCAGCTGCCAATTTGAGAGCTG from Planctomycetaceae bacterium includes:
- a CDS encoding homoserine O-acetyltransferase encodes the protein METLVEADGTSPAFHEHSVGLTSTRLMQLFSEQEPLRLACGAQLGPITVAYETYGSLNADASNAIFVCHALTGDAHAAGYHSSEDRKPGWWDGFIGPGKGIDTNRYYVICANVLGGCQGTTGPGSLNPATGKRFCLDFPFLTVADIVSVHSKLVESLGIRQLLAVVGGSLGGMQVLQWTVQFPNQVKSAVVLASAPKLAAQGIAFNAVGRRAIYADTGFCNGDYYDSEGPRYGLALARMVAHITYLSEDSIELKFGRRLQDSDRFAFSMQKETEFQIESYLHYQGKRFVQRFDANSYLYLTRAMDYFDLSDGHATLADALRNVKARFLVASYDTDWLFPTGQSRDLVTSLLEVGKHVSFVELLCPFGHDSFLIDIDPLAQLVSPFLQQTMKASQVD
- a CDS encoding MFS transporter; translation: MSDSGPQSGASETKQASKFSQYMTLLAALLGWLFDGFEMGLFPLIGTPALKDLLGSGSPESDAASWFGAIIAVFLVGAASGGVLFGWLGDKIGRVRAMSLSIFTYAIFTGLCGFATEAWHIAVLRFVASLGMGGEWSLGVALVNEIWPGKSRAFIAGLIGAAANVGFLAVALLSMGLTGFIESIHTLLLNIGLSEEATASLLQNSAWRFLMICGAFPALLIFLIRLFVPESSRWEEEHAKGTTSNWQNADLGGVLIGCLAAIGIIAAWSPMGANLSVALKIVITLGGLAIALVGYLYPVRKYLERSIAGGSLGSEQKKRVLGRMMLGAGLAGVSLLGTWGSIQWAPRWAAQLQPNTETVKYYAKEYTQIATAIGAIVATIVAPVAAGMYGRRITYTTMCLASIAAALYFYNGVNVFGTHFLVAAFFAGGITASFYGFFPLYFPELFPTAVRATGQGFSFNFGRIVAAVGGLQTANLIKAFDGNFPKAGSVMAVIYLVGAVIIWFGPETGGLDHND
- the metW gene encoding methionine biosynthesis protein MetW, which gives rise to MSGPARYQMPDASVQLTDELIMQHIDQGSRVIDLGCGDGRLMQRLRDEMGCVVQGVDVEHSNIISVIGRGLPAIEADLNEGLIDVPDSCFDFAVLSQTLQQVQKPKLLLIEMLRVARRALIVVPNFGHWRVRFEVLLRGRTPVTRTLPYEWHETPNLHFMSMRDFRELMASIGLRIVKETPIVNGQARDQLPAANLRADSVFYLLERQLPRARKDSHTQETDGSLG
- a CDS encoding metallophosphoesterase, encoding MASTPTRIDGPVAVIGDVHGQTDKLRRIIAQLARLPDIQNRWIVFIGDLVDRGPDPAGTVQLYCDLAAQHKKVTWVCGNHELAMAGSLGLFEVPEFLDFRGRWIAHYDSHTTFESYGAKPGSLTDLRNCMPDEHKTLMADLPWSVEHSDYFFVHAGLDRNLPFDVQIRILRERDYTLSHPPWLYSKDFITIGPPMDSPVTVVLGHVPVPSVRFGNGMIATDTTGGVGGDLSCVLLPENVVLTSAQTPQKMAAPQGPHGPRRKKSWWKPW